The Deinococcus aquaticus genomic interval CGCACGACGGCACGGTCCTGACCACCCCGCAAATCAGCGTGCAGGCCGTCCCGCTGGAACACCACGGGCGCAGCCTGGGTTTCATCCTGCGGGAACCCGACCGGGAGCGCGTGAACCCGGCCGCCCTGGCAGGGTTGGGCCTGCGCCCCGGCCCCTGGCTGGCCGCGCTGAAAGGTGGCGCGACCGGAAAGATAGACGTGAACGGTCAGCCGCACGACGCCGCTGCCCTGCGCGCCGCGCTGATGGAACGGGAGACCGGAGAGAGTCTGGCGTACCTCACGGACTTCCTGCTGGACGACGCGCAGCAGGCCCGCCTCGCACCCATCCTGCGCGGCGTGCAGACGCTGTACGCCGAGGCGCAGTACGCCCCCGAAGACCACGCGCTCGCCACGCGGCACCAGCACACCACCGTCACGCAGGTCGCCTCCCTCGCCCACGCGGCGGGCCTGCCCGCGCTGACGCTGCTGCACCTGAGCCGCCGCTACCGACCCGAACAGTGGCCCGAGATGCTGAATGCCGCGCAGGCCATCCACCCCGCCGCGCGCTTCCCGGACGGCTGGCTGGCCTGAAGAACGCACGGGGCTGCCGTACCCTATGGGCATGACTGGACCGCTGTTCGATTCTCATATGCACACACCCCTGTGCGGGCACGCGAGCGGGTCTCCACGCGAGTACGCGCAGGCGGCGCTGGACGCCGGACTGGCGGGCATCTGCTTCACGGATCACATGCCGATGCCCGCGTGGTACGACGCGCCGTGGCGCATGCGCCTGGATCAGCTGGCGCAGTACGTGGAGGACGTGCGGGCCGTGCAGGCCGAGTTCGCCGGGCGGCTGGACGTGCGCCTGGGCCTGGAGGCGGACTTCCACCCCGGCACGGAACGCTTCGTGGAGGAGGTGCTGGGCGCGCACCCCTGGGATTACGTGATCGGCAGCGTGCATTACATCGGCGCATGGGGCTTCGACAACCCGGAGTTCACCGCGGAGTACGACAGCCGCGACCTTGCGGGCCTGTACCGCGACTACTACGCCCTGGCCGAGGGCGCCGCGAAATCCGGCCTATTCGACAGTATCGGGCACCTGGACCTGCCCAAGAAATTCGGGCACCGCGACCCGGACGGGTACGCCGCGCTGCACGCCCTGGACGTGATCGCCGAACGCGGCCTGAGCCTGGACTTCAACACGGCCGGGTGGCGCAAACCGGTCGCCGAGGCCTACCCCGCCCCAGACCTGACCCGGCAGGCCGCCGAACGCGGCATCCCCTTCGTGCTGGGCAGCGACGCCCACAAGCCCGGCGAGGTCGGCCACCGCTTCACCGACGCCATCAAACAGATTCACGACGTCGGCGGACGGATCGTGACGTACCAGGGACGCGTCCGGCACGGGTAGCACCTGGACCCCTGGCTCCCCCTGGGGGGAGCTGGCCGCGCAGCGGACTGAGGGGTCGCCCACCAGCGCAGGTCTACTCAGCGCTCAGCACCCCACGCCCACACGTCACCCTGTACCCGCGCGTAACTCGCGTCCAGGTCCGGTCCCAGCAGCACCAGTTCCGCCAGACGCCGCGCCATGCGACTCACCTCCCGCGCCTCATCCAGCGTCAGGGCGCGGCCCAGCACGCCGAACTCGCGGTAACTGAGCCACTTCTTCATCACCTGATACCCGCCAATCGTGTACTCCCACACGGGCACTGGCACGTTCTCCCACACCCACGCGTCATTCAGCGCCACGTCCAGCACCCGGTCCCCCAGCCCCGGCGGCA includes:
- a CDS encoding histidinol-phosphatase; the protein is MTGPLFDSHMHTPLCGHASGSPREYAQAALDAGLAGICFTDHMPMPAWYDAPWRMRLDQLAQYVEDVRAVQAEFAGRLDVRLGLEADFHPGTERFVEEVLGAHPWDYVIGSVHYIGAWGFDNPEFTAEYDSRDLAGLYRDYYALAEGAAKSGLFDSIGHLDLPKKFGHRDPDGYAALHALDVIAERGLSLDFNTAGWRKPVAEAYPAPDLTRQAAERGIPFVLGSDAHKPGEVGHRFTDAIKQIHDVGGRIVTYQGRVRHG
- a CDS encoding MBL fold metallo-hydrolase; the protein is MLRTRVLGRPAEDNALWVVADSGQGQTRLLLDCGAHVLDGVPFAEVQATDHLLFSHLHMDHVGGFDDFFRATFDRPAPTHAWGPPGTARILGHRFQGFWWNHAPELRGQWFVHDVHDKHVQSFRFEAHEAFAVAHDAGSRAHDGTVLTTPQISVQAVPLEHHGRSLGFILREPDRERVNPAALAGLGLRPGPWLAALKGGATGKIDVNGQPHDAAALRAALMERETGESLAYLTDFLLDDAQQARLAPILRGVQTLYAEAQYAPEDHALATRHQHTTVTQVASLAHAAGLPALTLLHLSRRYRPEQWPEMLNAAQAIHPAARFPDGWLA